The Paralichthys olivaceus isolate ysfri-2021 chromosome 9, ASM2471397v2, whole genome shotgun sequence genome contains a region encoding:
- the matr3l1.1 gene encoding matrin 3-like 1.1 isoform X8 — translation MSHKYRPPDSDLRPDPAPYSSDRRHTSLDRDNYRPPQASFSPSYPSSSSSRGSAQWSQEGALSILSSCGLEPSDLSLLAELPEDVLTVESLPHVLNQLKGKRGTVKPFSTNAPSFSSSSSHPPSSTQRSAVSSSSRDWDQLCSQPVQYPLGQVTSRPLPSEKVHDHWGNPTTSSSVRADPLSFSSSSSSYMVDFHHRPGPSDYGKTGRASCSVSSRDPPSVRSAARDDRTCPSRLSESGSAGYRSAPPPEEHQLKAQGRRPESETSSIRSSRLAGATSMPTKKEALDFHGRLPEVFPYSCSLCDITVLSERVWTKHINGTYHADGQLSLLQQFPKWDCRMETLSRADNQSEKSKNEEKPTRPPPSANESQKSQSNKQSRKKTSDKSKVVCVKFPAQSVDETYLRKLTEPFGKILKILMFPSLAFVELGSIDQAKDLVKFHINCPPTVNGEQMEFSISNTFSFLQSSRVVSFTPAPTGEDGRSDLISIVKRFGQPLYTLFLPSMVFVEMKNVPDAQKLVDYYSAKTLRINSDLIKVSLSGEYRSLMRVASATRYEEETPSTKTASSRSQEQEDKTESKRKRPRSRERSRERSRAKRSRSSDDSNRERKSRSRDRSRSRDKSTEKTSRDESNKEKKSRSRSRSRDKPREKRSRSREKSCGRSSGEKGSREKTMEPEKSEKLDSDSKPEPAENRQSEEEEEEESSAEDSDIEGMEVIGEDGENVDDEEEEDEEDDSPAERSDSIREEKENVLEEEEEVTVEEEEVKKVEEEEVKKVEEEEVKKVEEEEVKKVEEEEVKKVEEEEVKKVTVEEEASTREREESAKTKLDEEEGPDFPVDLENCITLDELEEEEEEEEQSDDSAAAAELKSPTTRVIFFKKLPLRFYTDAGFVQLVKGVGTAVRYFLIRRQQQGFIEMSTSAEAVKAAQVLNHKTFHGSRLFVNISHKYTRLVNGYDVQSDSDMEKSESRSSRRRDRISKSRTSDRDEARRKSESRRESGPRKTPERESGPRKTPERESGPRKTPERESGPRKTPERESGPRKTPERESGPRKTPERESGPRKTPERESGPRKTPERESGPRKTPERESGPRKTPERESGPRKTPERESGPRKTPERESGPRKTPERESGPSKTPERESGPRKTPERESGPRKTPERESGPRKTPERESGPRKTPERERESGPRKTPERERESGPSKTPERELLPKMGPEDKMLKGNVGSENKSFPDKKQKSQNEKEATEKDAAEKEPAMIPEDASGTSPDQPQTEQKSPDSGDAVKLEQPVGGIAESEKPTKPVGTKFVRPVVGYFCHLCQVIYADEEEAKLQHCSSLTHYRKYQVQTSESIRDTDQSSN, via the exons ATGTCTCACAAGTACAGACCGCCTGACTCTGACCTCAGACCTGATCCTGCTCCGTACTCTTCAGATCGCCGTCACACATCGCTGGACCGAGACAATTACAGGCCTCCGCAGGcgtctttctctccatcctacccgtcctcttcctcctccagaggCTCGGCTCAGTGGTCGCAGGAAGGTGCTCTCAGCATCCTGAGCAGCTGTGGTCTGGAGCCCAGCGACCTGTCTCTGCTGGCCGAGCTGCCAGAGGACGTCCTGACCGTGGAGTCCCTGCCTCATGTCCTCAATCAGCTCAAAGGAAAGAGAGGGACTGTCAAACCTTTCTCCACCAACgctccttccttctcctcttcctcctctcatcctcccagCTCCACACAACGATCTGCcgtcagctcctcctccagagacTGGGACCAGCTCTGCAGTCAACCAGTCCAGTACCCGCTGGGTCAGGTAACGTCCCGTCCTCTTCCATCTGAGAAGGTTCATGACCACTGGGGCAATCCCACAACCAGCAGCTCGGTCAGAGCAGACCCACTGTCGTTCTCGTCTTCGTCGTCCAGCTACATGGTGGACTTTCACCACAGACCGGGACCCTCTGATTATGGTAAGACAGGCAGAGCCTCTTGCTCAGTGTCCTCACGGGATCCGCCCTCTGTCAGGTCAGCAGCACGAGACGACAGGACTTGTCCTTCCCGTCTCTCTGAGTCAGGATCGGCTGGTTACAGGTCAGCTCCTCCCCCTGAAGAGCACCAACTTAAAGCTCAGGGGAGACGCCCCGAGTCTGAAACCTCTTCCATCAGGAGCAGCCGGCTCGCTGGAGCCACCTCCATGCCTACCAAGAAAGAAGCCCTGGACTTCCATGGGAGGCTGCCAGAGGTGTTCCCCTACTCGTGCTCTCTGTGTGATATCACTGTGCTGTCAGAGAGG gTGTGGACTAAACACATCAACGGCACTTATCATGCAGACGGTCAGCTCAGCCTGCTGCAGCA GTTTCCTAAGTGGGACTGTCGAATGGAGACGCTCAGCAG ggctgACAACCAATCAGAGAAGAGTAAGAATGAAGAAAAGCCCACCCGACCGCCTCCGTCAGCCAATGAGAGCCAAA AGTCTCAGTCGAATAAACAGTCGAGGAAGAAG ACGTCGGACAAGAGTAAAGTGGTGTGTGTGAAGTTTCCAGCTCAGTCTGTGGATGAGACGTATCTGAGGAAACTAACTGAACCGTTTGGAAAGATCCTCAAGATCCTCATGTTTCCGTCTTTA GCGTTTGTGGAGCTGGGCTCCATCGATCAGGCGAAGGATTTGGTGAAATTCCACATCAACTGTCCTCCAACTGTGAATGGAGAGCAGATGGAGTTCAGCATCTCCAACACCTTCAGCTTCCTTCAG AGTTCTCGCGTCGTTAGCTTCACTCCAGCTCCAACAGGAGAAGACGGCCGATCCGATCTGATCAGCATCGTCAAACGCTTCGGCCAGCCGCTCTACACTCTGTTCCTGCCGTCTATG GTGTTTGTGGAGATGAAAAATGTTCCTGACGCTCAGAAGCTGGTCGATTATTATTCTGCCAAAActctgaggatcaacagtgacCTCATCAAAGTTTCCCTCTCTGGAGAATACAGGAGCTTGAT GCGAGTTGCTTCTGCCACGAGGTACGAGGAGGAAACGCCTTCGACCAAGACAGCGAGCAGTCGGAGCCAAGAGCAGGAGGACAAGACGGAAAGCAAGAGGAAAAGACCTAGATCCAGAGAAAGATCCAGAGAAAGATCCAGAGCAAAGAGGTCCAGGTCCAGTGATGATTCCAACAGGGAGAGGAAATCCAGATCCAGAGATCGTTCCAGATCCAGAGACAAATCTACAGAAAAGACATCCAGAGACGAGTCCAACAAGGAGAAGAAGTCCAGGTCTCGATCTAGATCCAGAGATAAACCCAGAGAGAAGAGATCCAGATCCAGAGAAAAGTCCTGCGGCAGGTCTTCTGGGGAGAAGGGATCCAGAGAAAAGACGATGGAACCAGAAAAAAGTGAGAAACTGG actctgactccaaaccTGAACCTGCAGAGAACAGacagagtgaagaagaagaagaggaaga GTCATCTGCAGAGGACAGCGACATCGAGGGGATGGAGGTGAtcggagaggatggagagaatgtggacgatgaagaggaggaagatgaggaagatgacagTCCAGCAGAGAGAAGTGACTCGATACGAGAAg aaaaggaaaatgtgttggaggaagaggaagaagtgacggtggaagaggaggag GTGAAgaaagtggaagaggaggaggtgaagaaagtggaagaggaggaggtgaagaaagtggaagaggaggaggtgaagaaagtggAAGAG gaggaggtgaagaaagtggaagaggaggag gtgaagaaagtgaCGGTGGAAGAGGAAGCCTCCACAAGAGAAAGGGAGGAGTCAGCTAAGACTAAGCTGGATGAAGAG GAGGGACCAGATTTCCCCGTGGACCTGGAGAACTGCATCACCCTGGATGaactggaagaagaagaagaagaagaagaacagtcCGATGACTCAG CGGCTGCAGCTGAGCTCAAG tctcCGACCACCAGAGTCATTTTCTTCAAAAAACTGCCGCTGCGTTTCTACACCGACGCCGGGTTTGTCCAACTGGTCAAAGGTGTTGGAACAGCGGTGCGCTACTTCCTGATCCGCCGACAGCAACAG ggtTTCATCGAGATGTCGACGTCTGCTGAAGCAGTGAAAGCAGCACAAGTTCTGAACCATAAAACCTTTCACGGATCCAGACTCTTCGTCAACATCTCCCACAAATACACCCGACTAGTGAACGG GTACGACGTTCAGTCAGACTCAGACATGGAGAAGAGTGAGAGTcgaagcagcaggaggagagacaggatCAGTAAATCCAGAACCTCGGACAGAGACGAAGCCCGCAGGAAGtctgagagcaggagagagtcGGGGCCGAGAAAGACTCCGGAGAGAGAGTCTGGACCGAGAAAAACTCCGGAGAGAGAGTCGGGGCCGAGAAAAACTCCGGAGAGAGAGTCGGGGCCGAGAAAAACTCCGGAGAGAGAGTCTGGACCGAGAAAAACTCCGGAGAGAGAGTCGGGGCCGAGAAAAACTCCGGAGAGAGAGTCTGGACCGAGAAAAACTCCGGAGAGAGAGTCGGGGCCGAGAAAAACTCCGGAGAGAGAGTCTGGACCGAGAAAAACTCCGGAGAGAGAGTCGGGGCCGAGAAAAACTCCGGAGAGAGAGTCGGGACCGAGAAAGACTCCGGAGAGAGAGTCTGGACCGAGAAAAACTCCGGAGAGAGAGTCGGGGCCGAGAAAAACTCCGGAGAGAGAGTCGGGACCCAGCAAGACTCCGGAGAGAGAGTCGGGACCCAGAAAGACTCCGGAGAGAGAGTCGGGACCCAGAAAGACTCCGGAGAGAGAGTCGGGACCCAGAAAGACTCCGGAGAGAGAGTCGGGACCCAGAAAGActccggagagagagagagagtcgggACCCAGAAAGACTccggaaagagagagagagtcgggACCCAGCAAGACTCCGGAGAGAGAGTTGTTGCCAAAGATGGGTCCAGAAGACAAGATGTTGAAAGGAAACGTCGGGAGTGAGAACAAATCTTTTCctgataaaaaacagaaatcacaaaatgaaaaggagGCGACAGAGAAAGACGCTGCAGAAAAAGAGCCAGCGATGATTCCTGAGGACGCTTCAGGGACGAGTCCAGATCAACCACAAACTGAGCAG AAATCTCCAGATTCTGGTGATGCAGTGAAACTGGAACAACCTGTAGGGGGCATCGCTGAGTCTGAGAAACCCACCAAACCTGTTG GCACAAAGTTTGTTCGGCCGGTCGTTGGTTACTTCTGTCACCTGTGTCAGGTGATCTACGCTGACGAGGAAGAAGCCAAgctgcagcactgcagcagcCTGACGCACTACAGGAAGTACCAGGTTCAAACCAGTGAATCAATACGTGACACAGATCAGAGCTCAAACTAA
- the matr3l1.1 gene encoding matrin 3-like 1.1 isoform X14, which translates to MSHKYRPPDSDLRPDPAPYSSDRRHTSLDRDNYRPPQASFSPSYPSSSSSRGSAQWSQEGALSILSSCGLEPSDLSLLAELPEDVLTVESLPHVLNQLKGKRGTVKPFSTNAPSFSSSSSHPPSSTQRSAVSSSSRDWDQLCSQPVQYPLGQVTSRPLPSEKVHDHWGNPTTSSSVRADPLSFSSSSSSYMVDFHHRPGPSDYGKTGRASCSVSSRDPPSVRSAARDDRTCPSRLSESGSAGYRSAPPPEEHQLKAQGRRPESETSSIRSSRLAGATSMPTKKEALDFHGRLPEVFPYSCSLCDITVLSERVWTKHINGTYHADGQLSLLQQFPKWDCRMETLSRADNQSEKSKNEEKPTRPPPSANESQKSQSNKQSRKKTSDKSKVVCVKFPAQSVDETYLRKLTEPFGKILKILMFPSLAFVELGSIDQAKDLVKFHINCPPTVNGEQMEFSISNTFSFLQSSRVVSFTPAPTGEDGRSDLISIVKRFGQPLYTLFLPSMVFVEMKNVPDAQKLVDYYSAKTLRINSDLIKVSLSGEYRSLMRVASATRYEEETPSTKTASSRSQEQEDKTESKRKRPRSRERSRERSRAKRSRSSDDSNRERKSRSRDRSRSRDKSTEKTSRDESNKEKKSRSRSRSRDKPREKRSRSREKSCGRSSGEKGSREKTMEPEKSEKLDSDSKPEPAENRQSEEEEEEESSAEDSDIEGMEVIGEDGENVDDEEEEDEEDDSPAERSDSIREEKENVLEEEEEVTVEEEEVKKVEEEEVKKVEEEEVKKVEEEEVKKVTVEEEASTREREESAKTKLDEEEGPDFPVDLENCITLDELEEEEEEEEQSDDSAAAAELKSPTTRVIFFKKLPLRFYTDAGFVQLVKGVGTAVRYFLIRRQQQGFIEMSTSAEAVKAAQVLNHKTFHGSRLFVNISHKYTRLVNGYDVQSDSDMEKSESRSSRRRDRISKSRTSDRDEARRKSESRRESGPRKTPERESGPRKTPERESGPRKTPERESGPRKTPERESGPRKTPERESGPRKTPERESGPRKTPERESGPRKTPERESGPRKTPERESGPRKTPERESGPRKTPERESGPRKTPERESGPRKTPERESGPSKTPERESGPRKTPERESGPRKTPERESGPRKTPERESGPRKTPERERESGPRKTPERERESGPSKTPERELLPKMGPEDKMLKGNVGSENKSFPDKKQKSQNEKEATEKDAAEKEPAMIPEDASGTSPDQPQTEQKSPDSGDAVKLEQPVGGIAESEKPTKPVGTKFVRPVVGYFCHLCQVIYADEEEAKLQHCSSLTHYRKYQVQTSESIRDTDQSSN; encoded by the exons ATGTCTCACAAGTACAGACCGCCTGACTCTGACCTCAGACCTGATCCTGCTCCGTACTCTTCAGATCGCCGTCACACATCGCTGGACCGAGACAATTACAGGCCTCCGCAGGcgtctttctctccatcctacccgtcctcttcctcctccagaggCTCGGCTCAGTGGTCGCAGGAAGGTGCTCTCAGCATCCTGAGCAGCTGTGGTCTGGAGCCCAGCGACCTGTCTCTGCTGGCCGAGCTGCCAGAGGACGTCCTGACCGTGGAGTCCCTGCCTCATGTCCTCAATCAGCTCAAAGGAAAGAGAGGGACTGTCAAACCTTTCTCCACCAACgctccttccttctcctcttcctcctctcatcctcccagCTCCACACAACGATCTGCcgtcagctcctcctccagagacTGGGACCAGCTCTGCAGTCAACCAGTCCAGTACCCGCTGGGTCAGGTAACGTCCCGTCCTCTTCCATCTGAGAAGGTTCATGACCACTGGGGCAATCCCACAACCAGCAGCTCGGTCAGAGCAGACCCACTGTCGTTCTCGTCTTCGTCGTCCAGCTACATGGTGGACTTTCACCACAGACCGGGACCCTCTGATTATGGTAAGACAGGCAGAGCCTCTTGCTCAGTGTCCTCACGGGATCCGCCCTCTGTCAGGTCAGCAGCACGAGACGACAGGACTTGTCCTTCCCGTCTCTCTGAGTCAGGATCGGCTGGTTACAGGTCAGCTCCTCCCCCTGAAGAGCACCAACTTAAAGCTCAGGGGAGACGCCCCGAGTCTGAAACCTCTTCCATCAGGAGCAGCCGGCTCGCTGGAGCCACCTCCATGCCTACCAAGAAAGAAGCCCTGGACTTCCATGGGAGGCTGCCAGAGGTGTTCCCCTACTCGTGCTCTCTGTGTGATATCACTGTGCTGTCAGAGAGG gTGTGGACTAAACACATCAACGGCACTTATCATGCAGACGGTCAGCTCAGCCTGCTGCAGCA GTTTCCTAAGTGGGACTGTCGAATGGAGACGCTCAGCAG ggctgACAACCAATCAGAGAAGAGTAAGAATGAAGAAAAGCCCACCCGACCGCCTCCGTCAGCCAATGAGAGCCAAA AGTCTCAGTCGAATAAACAGTCGAGGAAGAAG ACGTCGGACAAGAGTAAAGTGGTGTGTGTGAAGTTTCCAGCTCAGTCTGTGGATGAGACGTATCTGAGGAAACTAACTGAACCGTTTGGAAAGATCCTCAAGATCCTCATGTTTCCGTCTTTA GCGTTTGTGGAGCTGGGCTCCATCGATCAGGCGAAGGATTTGGTGAAATTCCACATCAACTGTCCTCCAACTGTGAATGGAGAGCAGATGGAGTTCAGCATCTCCAACACCTTCAGCTTCCTTCAG AGTTCTCGCGTCGTTAGCTTCACTCCAGCTCCAACAGGAGAAGACGGCCGATCCGATCTGATCAGCATCGTCAAACGCTTCGGCCAGCCGCTCTACACTCTGTTCCTGCCGTCTATG GTGTTTGTGGAGATGAAAAATGTTCCTGACGCTCAGAAGCTGGTCGATTATTATTCTGCCAAAActctgaggatcaacagtgacCTCATCAAAGTTTCCCTCTCTGGAGAATACAGGAGCTTGAT GCGAGTTGCTTCTGCCACGAGGTACGAGGAGGAAACGCCTTCGACCAAGACAGCGAGCAGTCGGAGCCAAGAGCAGGAGGACAAGACGGAAAGCAAGAGGAAAAGACCTAGATCCAGAGAAAGATCCAGAGAAAGATCCAGAGCAAAGAGGTCCAGGTCCAGTGATGATTCCAACAGGGAGAGGAAATCCAGATCCAGAGATCGTTCCAGATCCAGAGACAAATCTACAGAAAAGACATCCAGAGACGAGTCCAACAAGGAGAAGAAGTCCAGGTCTCGATCTAGATCCAGAGATAAACCCAGAGAGAAGAGATCCAGATCCAGAGAAAAGTCCTGCGGCAGGTCTTCTGGGGAGAAGGGATCCAGAGAAAAGACGATGGAACCAGAAAAAAGTGAGAAACTGG actctgactccaaaccTGAACCTGCAGAGAACAGacagagtgaagaagaagaagaggaaga GTCATCTGCAGAGGACAGCGACATCGAGGGGATGGAGGTGAtcggagaggatggagagaatgtggacgatgaagaggaggaagatgaggaagatgacagTCCAGCAGAGAGAAGTGACTCGATACGAGAAg aaaaggaaaatgtgttggaggaagaggaagaagtgacggtggaagaggaggag GTGAAgaaagtggaagaggaggaggtgaagaaagtggaagaggaggaggtgaagaaagtggaagaggaggag gtgaagaaagtgaCGGTGGAAGAGGAAGCCTCCACAAGAGAAAGGGAGGAGTCAGCTAAGACTAAGCTGGATGAAGAG GAGGGACCAGATTTCCCCGTGGACCTGGAGAACTGCATCACCCTGGATGaactggaagaagaagaagaagaagaagaacagtcCGATGACTCAG CGGCTGCAGCTGAGCTCAAG tctcCGACCACCAGAGTCATTTTCTTCAAAAAACTGCCGCTGCGTTTCTACACCGACGCCGGGTTTGTCCAACTGGTCAAAGGTGTTGGAACAGCGGTGCGCTACTTCCTGATCCGCCGACAGCAACAG ggtTTCATCGAGATGTCGACGTCTGCTGAAGCAGTGAAAGCAGCACAAGTTCTGAACCATAAAACCTTTCACGGATCCAGACTCTTCGTCAACATCTCCCACAAATACACCCGACTAGTGAACGG GTACGACGTTCAGTCAGACTCAGACATGGAGAAGAGTGAGAGTcgaagcagcaggaggagagacaggatCAGTAAATCCAGAACCTCGGACAGAGACGAAGCCCGCAGGAAGtctgagagcaggagagagtcGGGGCCGAGAAAGACTCCGGAGAGAGAGTCTGGACCGAGAAAAACTCCGGAGAGAGAGTCGGGGCCGAGAAAAACTCCGGAGAGAGAGTCGGGGCCGAGAAAAACTCCGGAGAGAGAGTCTGGACCGAGAAAAACTCCGGAGAGAGAGTCGGGGCCGAGAAAAACTCCGGAGAGAGAGTCTGGACCGAGAAAAACTCCGGAGAGAGAGTCGGGGCCGAGAAAAACTCCGGAGAGAGAGTCTGGACCGAGAAAAACTCCGGAGAGAGAGTCGGGGCCGAGAAAAACTCCGGAGAGAGAGTCGGGACCGAGAAAGACTCCGGAGAGAGAGTCTGGACCGAGAAAAACTCCGGAGAGAGAGTCGGGGCCGAGAAAAACTCCGGAGAGAGAGTCGGGACCCAGCAAGACTCCGGAGAGAGAGTCGGGACCCAGAAAGACTCCGGAGAGAGAGTCGGGACCCAGAAAGACTCCGGAGAGAGAGTCGGGACCCAGAAAGACTCCGGAGAGAGAGTCGGGACCCAGAAAGActccggagagagagagagagtcgggACCCAGAAAGACTccggaaagagagagagagtcgggACCCAGCAAGACTCCGGAGAGAGAGTTGTTGCCAAAGATGGGTCCAGAAGACAAGATGTTGAAAGGAAACGTCGGGAGTGAGAACAAATCTTTTCctgataaaaaacagaaatcacaaaatgaaaaggagGCGACAGAGAAAGACGCTGCAGAAAAAGAGCCAGCGATGATTCCTGAGGACGCTTCAGGGACGAGTCCAGATCAACCACAAACTGAGCAG AAATCTCCAGATTCTGGTGATGCAGTGAAACTGGAACAACCTGTAGGGGGCATCGCTGAGTCTGAGAAACCCACCAAACCTGTTG GCACAAAGTTTGTTCGGCCGGTCGTTGGTTACTTCTGTCACCTGTGTCAGGTGATCTACGCTGACGAGGAAGAAGCCAAgctgcagcactgcagcagcCTGACGCACTACAGGAAGTACCAGGTTCAAACCAGTGAATCAATACGTGACACAGATCAGAGCTCAAACTAA